A stretch of the Deltaproteobacteria bacterium genome encodes the following:
- the nthA gene encoding nitrile hydratase subunit alpha yields the protein MADTVIDAHGHEHPKHELSHYAKRIYAIRELLVAKGVISEKDIQCQIEYQEARTPANGAKLVARAWTDADFKARLIADPKAACAEMGIDATAINEFVVLENTETLRHMVVCTLCSCYPRPILGRPPDWYKSFNYRQRSVADPRGVMREFGLALTDDIEVRVHDSTADIRYIVLPMRPAGTEGWSLADLEKLVTRDSMIGVMDALPALPE from the coding sequence CATGAACATCCCAAACATGAGCTGAGTCATTATGCCAAGCGCATTTATGCGATCCGCGAGCTGTTGGTCGCGAAAGGCGTGATCAGCGAAAAAGACATTCAGTGCCAGATCGAATATCAGGAAGCGCGCACGCCGGCCAACGGTGCTAAGTTAGTCGCCCGCGCCTGGACCGATGCGGATTTCAAAGCGCGCTTGATCGCCGATCCCAAAGCGGCCTGCGCCGAGATGGGCATTGACGCTACGGCGATCAATGAGTTCGTGGTTTTAGAAAATACCGAAACACTTCGCCACATGGTGGTTTGTACGCTTTGCTCCTGCTATCCCCGGCCGATTCTCGGTCGGCCGCCCGATTGGTATAAAAGTTTTAACTACCGCCAGCGTTCGGTGGCCGATCCGCGCGGCGTCATGCGCGAGTTCGGTTTGGCATTGACCGACGACATTGAAGTGCGGGTGCACGATAGCACCGCGGATATCCGTTACATCGTCTTGCCCATGCGCCCCGCTGGAACTGAAGGTTGGAGCCTCGCCGATTTAGAAAAACTGGTGACCCGCGATAGCATGATCGGCGTCATGGATGCGCTGCCGGCGCTGCCTGAATAG